Proteins found in one Muntiacus reevesi chromosome 2, mMunRee1.1, whole genome shotgun sequence genomic segment:
- the LOC136159100 gene encoding uncharacterized protein isoform X2, translating into MEELCTQSQKCRDELFQLNHTVLQLGEEASTHQAQSKKNHITIQLLTRRVEEAELQQELQGNEIQKLELELDRVTQERQSLRLAQSQLREALEKSQDQVGVHRGPGLKGVSLASDRLLGTRLAKGVTGLAEVTRLRGRPPGPGLSQAPSRVRWNTRDPCEGLCLFAPEGRSPYSSSGCALCRWRSQGARQVGSEAQAVGGGTAPEVTSSSPPAEPWCDTPVGVHPLPCPALVRCLPGSEVQRSGGRELVGWDTQM; encoded by the exons AGTCAGAAGTGTAGGGATGAACTGTTCCAGCTCAACCACACGGTCCTGCAGCTCGGAGAGGAGGCCTCTACCCACCAGGCCCAAAGCAAGAAGAATCATATCACCATCCAGCTGCTGACACGCAGAGTGGAGGAGGCCGAGCTCCAGCAGGAGCTGCAG GGTAACGAAATCCAAAAACTTGAACTTGAACTTGACCGCGTGACTCAGGAACGTCAGAGCCTGAGACTGGCCCAGTCACAGCTGAGAGAGGCCCTTGAAAAGAGTCAGGACCAGGTGGGTGTGCACAGGGGTCCCGGGCTGAAAGGGGTCAGCCTCGCCTCTGACCGCCTGCTTGGGACTCGTCTGGCCAAGGGCGTCACGGGGCTGGCTGAGGTCACACGGCTAAGGGGGCGCCCTCCAGGCCCAGGACTCAGTCAGGCCCCGTCCAGGGTCAGGTGGAACACGCGTGACCCGTGTGAAGGGCTGTGCCTGTTTGCTCCCGAGGGCAGGAGTCCATACAGCTCTTCTGGGTGCGCCCTCTGCAGGTGGAGGAGCCAGGGAGCCCGGCAGGTGGGCTCCGAGGCTCAGGCCGTGGGCGGCGGCACAGCCCCCGAGGTGACCAGCTCCTCGCCCCCAGCGGAGCCCTGGTGTGACACGCCTGTGGGTGTGCACCCACTGCCCTGCCCAGCACTTGTCCGGTGCCTGCCAGGCTCAGAGGTGCAGCGGTCGGGAGGCAGGGAGCTTGTGGGCTGGGACACACAGATGTGA
- the LOC136159100 gene encoding ninein-like protein isoform X3 translates to MRVHPLPSGLKARHSGDTERAPHPVVADGNPIPSCDDQNGLQKLPSIPWGEECPGWGPLGCCWLKTIAFLPVFSPFLLQSQKCRDELFQLNHTVLQLGEEASTHQAQSKKNHITIQLLTRRVEEAELQQELQGNEIQKLELELDRVTQERQSLRLAQSQLREALEKSQDQRYGATQRLLLARSQLTQWVQQLQEEMAQRVPAGRVAELQQLLEGEQRAAWRL, encoded by the exons ATGAGAGTTCATCCTCTGCCAAGTGGCCTGAAAGCCCGTCACTCTGGGGACACTGAGCGAGCGCCTCACCCAGTAGTTGCTGATGGCAACCCCATCCCCAGCTGTGATGACCAAAATGGTCTCCAAAAATTGCCAAGCATCCCCTGGGGAGAAGAGTGTCctggttggggacccctgggatGCTGCTGGcttaaaaccatagcttttctaCCTGTGTTTTCTCCCTTCTTGTTGCAGAGTCAGAAGTGTAGGGATGAACTGTTCCAGCTCAACCACACGGTCCTGCAGCTCGGAGAGGAGGCCTCTACCCACCAGGCCCAAAGCAAGAAGAATCATATCACCATCCAGCTGCTGACACGCAGAGTGGAGGAGGCCGAGCTCCAGCAGGAGCTGCAG GGTAACGAAATCCAAAAACTTGAACTTGAACTTGACCGCGTGACTCAGGAACGTCAGAGCCTGAGACTGGCCCAGTCACAGCTGAGAGAGGCCCTTGAAAAGAGTCAGGACCAG CGGTATGGAGCCACCCAGAGGCTGTTGCTGGCCCGTTCCCAGCTCACGCAGTGGgtgcagcagctgcaggaggagATGGCACAGCGCGTGCCTGCAGGCCGCGTGGCCgagctgcagcagctgctggaAGGGGAGCAGCGGGCGGCTTGGCGGCTCTAG
- the LOC136159100 gene encoding uncharacterized protein isoform X1, with product MRVHPLPSGLKARHSGDTERAPHPVVADGNPIPSCDDQNGLQKLPSIPWGEECPGWGPLGCCWLKTIAFLPVFSPFLLQSQKCRDELFQLNHTVLQLGEEASTHQAQSKKNHITIQLLTRRVEEAELQQELQGNEIQKLELELDRVTQERQSLRLAQSQLREALEKSQDQVGVHRGPGLKGVSLASDRLLGTRLAKGVTGLAEVTRLRGRPPGPGLSQAPSRVRWNTRDPCEGLCLFAPEGRSPYSSSGCALCRWRSQGARQVGSEAQAVGGGTAPEVTSSSPPAEPWCDTPVGVHPLPCPALVRCLPGSEVQRSGGRELVGWDTQM from the exons ATGAGAGTTCATCCTCTGCCAAGTGGCCTGAAAGCCCGTCACTCTGGGGACACTGAGCGAGCGCCTCACCCAGTAGTTGCTGATGGCAACCCCATCCCCAGCTGTGATGACCAAAATGGTCTCCAAAAATTGCCAAGCATCCCCTGGGGAGAAGAGTGTCctggttggggacccctgggatGCTGCTGGcttaaaaccatagcttttctaCCTGTGTTTTCTCCCTTCTTGTTGCAGAGTCAGAAGTGTAGGGATGAACTGTTCCAGCTCAACCACACGGTCCTGCAGCTCGGAGAGGAGGCCTCTACCCACCAGGCCCAAAGCAAGAAGAATCATATCACCATCCAGCTGCTGACACGCAGAGTGGAGGAGGCCGAGCTCCAGCAGGAGCTGCAG GGTAACGAAATCCAAAAACTTGAACTTGAACTTGACCGCGTGACTCAGGAACGTCAGAGCCTGAGACTGGCCCAGTCACAGCTGAGAGAGGCCCTTGAAAAGAGTCAGGACCAGGTGGGTGTGCACAGGGGTCCCGGGCTGAAAGGGGTCAGCCTCGCCTCTGACCGCCTGCTTGGGACTCGTCTGGCCAAGGGCGTCACGGGGCTGGCTGAGGTCACACGGCTAAGGGGGCGCCCTCCAGGCCCAGGACTCAGTCAGGCCCCGTCCAGGGTCAGGTGGAACACGCGTGACCCGTGTGAAGGGCTGTGCCTGTTTGCTCCCGAGGGCAGGAGTCCATACAGCTCTTCTGGGTGCGCCCTCTGCAGGTGGAGGAGCCAGGGAGCCCGGCAGGTGGGCTCCGAGGCTCAGGCCGTGGGCGGCGGCACAGCCCCCGAGGTGACCAGCTCCTCGCCCCCAGCGGAGCCCTGGTGTGACACGCCTGTGGGTGTGCACCCACTGCCCTGCCCAGCACTTGTCCGGTGCCTGCCAGGCTCAGAGGTGCAGCGGTCGGGAGGCAGGGAGCTTGTGGGCTGGGACACACAGATGTGA